The proteins below are encoded in one region of Bacteroidales bacterium:
- a CDS encoding chemotaxis protein CheB yields MAKDFPIVCLGGSAGGLDAYIRLLKNLPADMGVAIVIVNHLRQVATLLHEILPKHTQMPVKLITEKLDIEPNQVFIIPEKRDLHVKDGEFRLKPISKPWGWPDVITVFMRSLSKNWSGKLIAVIVSGYDGDGADALRGIKKVGGITIAQKPETAQQPDMPETAIESGYVDFILSPEDIAREIIRIARQANKKPIN; encoded by the coding sequence ATGGCTAAAGACTTTCCAATAGTTTGCTTGGGCGGTTCGGCCGGAGGCCTTGACGCTTACATTCGTTTATTGAAAAACCTGCCCGCCGATATGGGAGTGGCAATCGTAATTGTCAATCATTTAAGACAAGTTGCCACACTGCTGCATGAGATTTTGCCTAAACATACACAGATGCCGGTAAAACTGATTACGGAGAAACTTGACATTGAACCGAACCAGGTTTTCATCATCCCCGAAAAGCGCGATCTGCATGTCAAAGACGGAGAGTTCCGGTTAAAACCTATTTCAAAGCCCTGGGGTTGGCCTGATGTGATAACTGTGTTTATGCGTTCACTTTCAAAAAACTGGAGTGGCAAACTTATCGCGGTTATTGTTTCGGGCTATGATGGCGATGGAGCAGACGCTCTTCGCGGCATTAAGAAAGTTGGCGGAATTACCATCGCACAGAAACCGGAAACAGCCCAACAACCAGATATGCCCGAGACAGCTATAGAAAGCGGGTATGTTGATTTTATCCTTTCTCCCGAGGATATTGCCCGGGAAATCATACGGATTGCCCGGCAAGCGAATAAGAAACCAATTAATTAA
- a CDS encoding PorT family protein, producing MKTKLFSIVLLVFLSATLAVAQSPGKMSFGILGGVNFQNLNGTNSAGDKLENDLIIGYHAGVNVQIPVALEFYFQPGVLFSTKGAKHTSSVLGTDITSTTSISYIEVPLNLVYKGMLGNGYVLLGLGPYIGYGVMGKVKTEGGSVTLDSDIEFKNVVELTDPLTVPYYKAFDAGGNIFFGYEMAGGIFATLNAQLGMLNINPEYKALSDDESSIKNTGFGFSLGYRF from the coding sequence ATGAAAACGAAACTATTTTCAATTGTATTACTCGTATTTTTATCAGCCACATTAGCAGTGGCTCAAAGTCCAGGGAAAATGTCCTTTGGCATTCTTGGGGGTGTTAATTTCCAGAACCTGAATGGCACAAACTCTGCCGGTGACAAACTCGAGAACGATCTTATTATTGGCTATCATGCCGGAGTAAATGTTCAGATCCCTGTTGCACTAGAGTTCTATTTTCAACCTGGGGTATTGTTTAGTACCAAGGGAGCAAAACACACCAGCAGTGTATTAGGCACTGATATTACATCTACAACCAGTATTTCATATATTGAAGTGCCCTTAAACCTGGTTTACAAAGGCATGCTTGGAAACGGGTATGTTTTACTCGGTCTCGGACCTTATATCGGCTACGGCGTAATGGGTAAAGTAAAAACTGAAGGTGGTTCTGTAACGCTTGATTCGGATATTGAATTTAAGAATGTTGTAGAGCTTACTGATCCTTTAACAGTTCCTTACTACAAAGCATTCGATGCCGGTGGCAATATTTTCTTCGGCTATGAAATGGCCGGTGGAATATTCGCCACGCTAAATGCCCAGCTCGGAATGTTGAATATAAATCCTGAATACAAAGCCTTATCTGATGATGAATCATCAATTAAGAACACAGGTTTCGGATTTTCACTCGGATACAGGTTCTAA
- a CDS encoding OmpA family protein: MKYFSLMLIIAATLIVTSCASWSKTQKGAAIGTVGGGAAGAVIGKAAGNTALGAIIGAAVGGTTGAIIGNKMDKQAEEIAKTVPDAKVIRVGEGIVVEFSSNVLFGFDKSGLSADAKTNLDKLVKVIDGYPDTDIEIQGHTDSKGSLAYNEKLSIERASAVSDYLIFNNVAADRLTVVGYGETAPKYENDTEEGRAQNRRVEFLISANEKMRAEAEKEAAK; the protein is encoded by the coding sequence ATGAAATATTTTAGTTTAATGTTAATTATTGCTGCAACCCTTATCGTTACAAGTTGTGCATCATGGAGTAAAACCCAGAAAGGTGCAGCAATTGGAACTGTTGGAGGTGGTGCAGCCGGCGCAGTAATCGGAAAAGCAGCAGGTAATACCGCGTTGGGTGCAATCATTGGAGCAGCAGTTGGCGGAACTACCGGAGCCATCATTGGAAACAAGATGGACAAACAAGCTGAAGAAATAGCTAAAACAGTTCCTGATGCGAAAGTTATTCGTGTAGGTGAAGGAATCGTTGTGGAATTCAGCAGCAATGTTCTTTTTGGATTTGACAAATCAGGTTTATCAGCCGATGCCAAAACCAATCTGGATAAATTAGTTAAAGTAATTGACGGTTACCCGGATACAGATATAGAAATACAGGGTCATACCGATAGCAAAGGAAGCCTGGCGTATAACGAAAAGCTATCAATTGAAAGGGCAAGCGCTGTTTCTGACTATCTTATTTTCAATAATGTGGCAGCTGACCGCTTAACTGTAGTGGGTTATGGTGAAACAGCGCCTAAATACGAAAATGATACTGAGGAAGGCCGTGCTCAAAACCGCAGGGTTGAGTTTCTGATCTCAGCCAATGAAAAAATGAGAGCTGAAGCTGAAAAAGAAGCAGCCAAATAA